The Streptomyces sp. NBC_00454 DNA segment TCATCGCACCGTTCCCCGCGCCGCGCGAGCCTGCTGGGCTCGGCGCTCGCCGCGCTGATCACGGCGGTCGCCGTGTGCGCCGGGGACGCCGTCGCGCGCGTCTTCCCGTACGGGCCGCGCCACCGCAGCATCAACGACCTCGGCAACCAGTTCGTGCCCTTCCACGCCCATCTGTGGGACCTGCTGCACGGGCGCGCCGCGGGCGGACTCCTGCTGAACTGGCAGTCCGGATACGGGACCAGCTTCCTGCCCGACTTCGGGACCTACCTGGCCAGCCCCTTCGCGCCACTGGTGGCCCTCTTCCCCCGCCAGGACATAGACCTCGCGGTGTACGTGGTCGTCGTGCTCAAGACGATGACCGCGGGGGCCGCGATGGCCTGGCTGCTGCGCACCCAGCGGCGCGGCCCGTGGTGGGCGGCGGGGCTGCTCGGGGCCTCGTACGCGCTGTGCGGCTGGTCGGTGATCGAGGGCTCGTACAACCCGATGTGGCTGGACGGGCTGATCGCCTTCCCGCTCCTGTGTCTGACGGGTGAATGGGCGCTGCGCTCGCGCCGCCCCGCGGCGGCGGTGCTCGTGGTCGCGATCTGCTGGACGGCGAACTTCTACACCGCCTACATGGCGACGCTGGGCGCGGTCCTGGTGCTGCTGGTGCGGGTGGTGCTCGCCCGGGAGGGTTTCGGAGCCCGTCTACGGGTCCTCGCGCGGGCCGCCCTGACCACCGTGCTGGGCGTCGCCCTGGCCGCGCCGGTCCTCCTCCCCCTCTTCCTCAGCTCGAAGCAGGCCTACCCCGGGTGGTTCAGGCCGTTCCAGCCGGTGGCGACCGAGGACCTGCTGGCCCGGCTGCTGCCCGCCACCTACTCCTTCTCCAGCCCCGCCCTGTTCATCGGCACGGGGACCCTGCTGCTGGTGGCGGCCCTGCCGTTCCACCGGGCCGTGGCGGGGCGGACCCGGCTGTGGTGGGTGGGGCTGGTGCTCGTGGTGCTGCTGTCCATGCAGTGGAAGCCGACGCACCTGGCCTGGCACCTGTTCGCGACGCCGAACGGCAGCGCGTACCGGCAGACCTTCGTCCTGGCCGGGATCGTGGTGCTCGCCGCCTGGGCGGGGCTCTCGGCGGGAGTGCCGGGGCCGCGGGCCCTGGCGGCCGGCGCGGCCGTACTGGCCGCCGTGGCCCTCGCGGCGAGCGGCAGCGAGCTGGCCACGGCCTGGGGGCTCGCCCTGTTCGGCGGCGGGCTGGCCCTGGCGGCGGCCGCCTGGTGGGCGCTGCGCAGGCCCCGCCTGGCCGGGCCGGCGGCGGGCGCGCTGGTCCTGATCCTCCTCGCCCAGGCCGCCGCGACCACCGCGTACGGCGAGAAGGGCAAACTGTCGGGCCTGGACGACTACCCGTCCTGGGGCGCGGCCCACACCGCCCGGTCCGTGGCCCTGGCGGGGGCCGAGGGCTGGCCCGCGTACCGCACCGACGCGGGACGGCCCGCGCTGACGGGCAACGACCCGATGCTGCTGGGCGGCGAGGGCGGGGCGTACTACAGCAGCCACACCCCGGACCTGTTCACC contains these protein-coding regions:
- a CDS encoding YfhO family protein — translated: MSTPHRSPHRSSHRSPRRASLLGSALAALITAVAVCAGDAVARVFPYGPRHRSINDLGNQFVPFHAHLWDLLHGRAAGGLLLNWQSGYGTSFLPDFGTYLASPFAPLVALFPRQDIDLAVYVVVVLKTMTAGAAMAWLLRTQRRGPWWAAGLLGASYALCGWSVIEGSYNPMWLDGLIAFPLLCLTGEWALRSRRPAAAVLVVAICWTANFYTAYMATLGAVLVLLVRVVLAREGFGARLRVLARAALTTVLGVALAAPVLLPLFLSSKQAYPGWFRPFQPVATEDLLARLLPATYSFSSPALFIGTGTLLLVAALPFHRAVAGRTRLWWVGLVLVVLLSMQWKPTHLAWHLFATPNGSAYRQTFVLAGIVVLAAWAGLSAGVPGPRALAAGAAVLAAVALAASGSELATAWGLALFGGGLALAAAAWWALRRPRLAGPAAGALVLILLAQAAATTAYGEKGKLSGLDDYPSWGAAHTARSVALAGAEGWPAYRTDAGRPALTGNDPMLLGGEGGAYYSSHTPDLFTRTMAALGAGWTSRGRNVQSLDNPVTDAVFAVGARLRPDGTIAREEVPPLVTLRPAGPPPSYGASPFANQELLLGARVYEDPLSPGVCRAGTEAFLWAPEYNADARLADGPAFRLNARPPRNRAALQPMGVSHGRSSELVFDSAAPAHWQLSCLDRTRLDSAVARLRATAPVSLRVGSASVSAVLPPGSTGTVVLSAPAVAGWTCNGRPASGYLGLVAVELDGRTTAVTCAFRPPGLVPGLAVAGAALLGLLALLTAVRTGPAAMRLARSARGGTTP